A stretch of the Lolium perenne isolate Kyuss_39 chromosome 3, Kyuss_2.0, whole genome shotgun sequence genome encodes the following:
- the LOC127342171 gene encoding uncharacterized protein encodes MSPWSGFKGDGDEPDPSLQSDELAGDPESGYEIDTGYDAFLDLPREIHDSCFSGTELYTHHRCRHGDCPQRKVAFDMAATGRRFLGCPRQGADRCSFVVWVDDPWNPVLTRSLIHLWNLVGLRNREGIHICEPETQMNQAHLALLTEKNNLRIAVDQMEHGFMSREFKLKEVIRRNSEKATRRLNLYANLCISAVSVAVTVFALMVVVVLK; translated from the exons ATGTCACCGTGGTCCGGGTTCAAAGGAGACGGAGACGAACCAGATCCGTCTCTGCAGAGTGATGAACTCGCCGGAGATCCTGAATCTGGATATGAG ATCGACACCGGCTACGACGCCTTCCTTGATTTGCCTCGAGAAATCCACGATTCGTGCTTCTCCGGGACTGAACTCTACACACATCATAGGTGTCGTCATGGCGACTGCCCTCAGAGGAAGGTAGCATTTGACATGGCTGCTACGGGGAGAAGATTTCTTGGATGCCCTCGGCAg GGAGCTGATCGCTGCTCGTTCGTCGTATGGGTCGATGACCCTTGGAATCCAGTGTTAACAAGGTCCTTGATCCACTTGTGGAACTTGGTTGGCTTACGAAACAGAGAGGGTATCCACATATGTGAACCGGAGACACAGATGAATCAAGCACACCTAGCTCTTCTGACAGAGAAGAACAATCTGCGGATCGCTGTTGACCAAATGGAGCACGGTTTTATGTCAAGAGAATTCAAGCTTAAGGAAGTTATTCGACGCAATAGTGAGAAAGCCACCCGCCGACTGAACTTGTACGCCAATTTATGCATATCTGCTGTCAGTGTAGCTGTCACAGTTTTTGCTCTGATGGTGGTTGTGGTACTGAAATAG